The following coding sequences lie in one Cannabis sativa cultivar Pink pepper isolate KNU-18-1 chromosome 5, ASM2916894v1, whole genome shotgun sequence genomic window:
- the LOC115716430 gene encoding probable galacturonosyltransferase 7, protein MKSGGSSYAVPSKKRWRGLVIGVLCLVILSMLVPLVFLLGLHNGFQSPGYASEQNSASNPIRGFINDSPDQSEGDQSRHVDDLVRRLAPSLSQDIFKKSIHESEKETIRSGTKQDDILKKGVSTPAKKVPQSSPNPSMVGAGGPTHITKDMKNVDESGKQCELKYGSYCIWSREHKEEMKDSMVKKLKDRLFVARAYFPTIAKLPAQDKLSRELKQNIQELEKIFSESTTDADLPPQVEKKLKRIEAVIAKAKTFPVDCNNVDKKLRQIYDMTEDEANFHMKQSAFLYQLAVQTMPKSLHCLSMRLTVEYFKSSRDTELSSTEKYRDPALQHYVIFSNNLLASSVVINSTVMHAKDSVNQVFHVLTNAQNYYAMKLWFIRNTYKEATVEVLNIEQLYPDNENIHVSLPVEFRVSFHIIDSSSPIAQSRTEYLSTFSNSHYLLPQIFQNLKKVVVLDDDVVVQKDLSALWSLNLGGKVNGAVQLCSVKLDILKSYLGEKSFHNNSCVWMSGLNVIDLDKWRELDLTEKHRTLVKELRMQGPSEAVALRASLLIFQDLIHVLDDSWALCGLGHDYMLNMQAIKGAAVLHYNGNMKPWLELGIPKYKHYWRNFRNQDEQFLSDCNVSL, encoded by the exons ATGAAGAGCGGTGGCTCTTCGTATGCTGTTCCGTCAAAGAAGCGATGGCGAGGGTTAGTGATTGGGGTACTCTGCCTCGTTATCCTCTCCATGCTCGTTCCACTCGTCTTCTTGCTTGGTCTTCACAATGGCTTTCAATCTCCAG GATACGCGTCTGAACAAAATTCGGCTTCG AATCCGATTCGAGGGTTTATTAATGATAGCCCTGACCAATCTGAG ggTGATCAGTCTCGTCATGTGGATGATCTCGTGAGACGACTGGCACCAAGTCTTTCTCAG GATATATTTAAGAAATCTATACATGAATCTGAGAAGGAAACCATTCGCAGTGGCACTAAGCAAGATGATATTCTTAAAAAAG GAGTCTCAACACCAGCTAAGAAAGTTCCACAGTCTTCTCCCAATCCAAGT ATGGTTGGTGCTGGTGGCCCAACTCACATAACAAAAGATATGAAAAATGTTGATGAAAGTGGCAAGCAATGTGAATTAAAATATGGGAGCTACTGCATTTGGAGTCGTGAGCACAAAGAAGAGATGAAGGATTCAATGGTGAAGAAATTGAAGGACCGATTATTTGTCGCACGAGCATATTTTCCTACTATTGCGAAACTTCCCGCACAAGACAAGTTGTCTCGGGAGTTGAAACAAAATATTCAGGAATTGGAGAAAATTTTTAGTGAATCAACCACTGATGCTGATCTTCCACCACA GGTGGAGAAGAAGCTAAAGAGGATAGAAGCTGTAATAGCAAAAGCTAAAACATTCCCTGTGGACTGTAATAATGTTGATAAGAAATTAAGACAAATATATGATATGACAGAGGATGAAGCTAACTTTCATATGAAACAAAGTGCATTCCTCTACCAGCTGGCTGTCCAGACCATGCCGAAGAGTCTTCACTGCCTGTCCATGAGATTAACTGtagaatattttaaatcatCAAGAGATACGGAGCTCTCCTCCACTGAGAAATACAGGGATCCTGCTTTGCAGCATTATGTCATTTTCTCCAATAATTTACTTGCATCATCAGTTGTGATAAACTCAACTGTAATGCATGCCAAA gATAGTGTGAATCAGGTTTTTCATGTTCTAACTAATGCTCAGAATTATTATGCAATGAAGTTATGGTTCATCAGAAACACTTATAAAGAAGCAACAGTTGAAGTGTTAAACATTGAACAGCTTTATCCGGACAACGAAAACATACATGTGTCGTTGCCTGTGGAATTCCGTGTTTCCTTCCATATCATTGACAGTTCTTCACCCATTGCCCAAAGTAGAACAGAATACTTGTCAACTTTCTCTAATTCACACTATCTTCTACCTCAAATTTTCCAGAATTTGAAGAAAGTTGTTGttttagatgatgatgttgttgTCCAGAAGGATTTATCAGCCCTCTGGAGCCTCAACTTGGGAGGAAAAGTTAATGGGGCAGTGCAATTGTGTTCTGTGAAATTGGATATTCTGAAAAGCTATCTGGGTGAGAAAAGTTTTCACAATAACTCTTGTGTTTGGATGTCTGGCTTGAATGTTATTGATCTCGACAAGTGGAGAGAACTAGATCTTACTGAAAAGCACCGCACATTGGTGAAGGAG TTGAGAATGCAAGGACCAAGTGAAGCTGTAGCATTGCGTGCTAGTTTGCTCATCTTTCAGGATTTGATACATGTTCTTGATGACTCGTGGGCATTGTGTGGATTAGGTCATGACTACATGCTTAATATGCAAGCCATAAAAGGAGCAGCCGTTTTGCACTATAATGGAAACATGAAACCGTGGCTTGAATTGGGAATTCCAAAATATAAGCATTACTGGAGGAACTTTCGGAACCAAGATGAACAATTCTTGAGCGATTGCAATGTGAGTTTATGA